A genomic region of Euwallacea fornicatus isolate EFF26 chromosome 32, ASM4011564v1, whole genome shotgun sequence contains the following coding sequences:
- the parvin gene encoding beta-parvin, translating into MSTLRPKSPRPIIEPKPKDETIWDKLGTLGRKKRIKEVQEVQTEGKYAIDSPGYPTAPQLPPEEYNLEENEERCFIDQNSLIDPKFVELCDVLIEWINDELASQRIIVQNLIEDLYDGQVLQKLLEKLTGDKLDVPEVTQNEEGQKQKLAVVLAHFNQVLGVQRLGHNKWNVESIHSKNIVAIIRLLVSLARHFRPPVRLTENVSVDMSVVKKKDGQLMHKKVKESLTTAYDDVGMRCERDAFDTLFDHVPDKLQIVKKSLVTFVNKHLNKMNFEVTELETQFHDGVYLVILMGLLEGFFVPHYAFHLTPQEFDQKVHNVSFAFELMQECGLHRPKARPEDVVNMDLKSTLRVLYNLFLKYKTIV; encoded by the exons ATGTCCACGTTAAGACCAAAGAGCCCCAGGCCTATAATAGAGCCCAAACCTAAAGATGAGACAATTTGGGACAAGCTGGGGACATTAGGACGCAAGAAACGCATCAAGGAAG TGCAAGAGGTTCAAACTGAAGGAAAATATGCTATTGACTCCCCTGGGTACCCCACTGCCCCACAGCTGCCTCCTGAGGAGTATAATTTGG aagaaaatgaagaaaGGTGCTTCATTGATCAGAATTCTTTGATTGACCCAAAATTTGTGGAATTATGTGATGTGCTAATTGAGTGGATTAATGATGAGTTAGCTTCACAAAGAATCATTGTTCAAAACCTCATTGAAGACCTGTATGATGGTCAAGTCTTGCAAAAACTTCTGGAAAAATTAACTGGAGACAAACTAGATGTTCCTGAAGTGACTCAAAATGAAGAAGGTCAAAAGCAAAAACTTGCGGTGGTTTTGGCTCATTTTAATCAAGTGCTTGGAGTACAGAGGCTGGGACACAACAAGTGGAATGTTGAGTCTATTCACTCAAAGAATATTGTTGCCATTATTCGCTTACTTGTGTCCCTTGCCAGACACTTCAGGCCTCCAGTTCGCCTCACTGAAAATGTATCTGTGGATATGTCTGTGGTAAAAAAGAAGGATGGGCAATTGAtgcataaaaaagtaaaggaaAGCCTAACCACTGCCTATGATGATGTGGGAATGAGGTGTGAAAGGGATgcatttgatactttgtttgaTCATGTACCAGATAAGTTGCAAATTGTCAAAAAG TCTCTTGTAACCTTTGTCAACAAACACCTGAATAAGATGAATTTTGAAGTTACTGAGTTAGAAACCCAATTTCATGATGGTGTCTACTTGGTGATTCTCATGGGGCTTTTGGAAGGGTTTTTTGTGCCTCATTATGCCTTCCACTTAACTCCACAGGAGTTTGACCAGAAAGTGCATAATGTTAGTTTTGCATTTGAGCTTATGCAGGAGTGTGGGCTTCATCGGCCTAAAGCAAGACCAGAAG atgTGGTTAATATGGATCTAAAATCTACATTAAGGGTGCTgtataatctttttttaaagtacAAAACTATTGTTTAA
- the tex gene encoding THO complex subunit 3 has translation MHNEKIEEFQKYFKSHSKSKEYLGHSSKVHSVGWSCDGRKLASGSFDKCVCIYTLDRDRLNKETTFKGHGGSVDQLCWHQTNPDLLSTASGDKSVRIWDTRVQKCIATINTKGENINITWSPNGNAIAVGNKEDLVTFIDARTHRIEAEEQFHFEVNEISWNNTSDLFFLTNGQGCIHILSYPELKKQHIIKAHPGTCICIEFDPTGKYFATGSADALVSLWDINELACRRVFTRMDWPVRTISFSHDGQLLASASEDLLIDIGFVETGDKIADINVEAATFTVAWHPSQYFLAYACDDKDSYDRKRDAGSLKVWGFPSD, from the exons atgcacaacgaaaaaatcgaagagtttcaaaaatactttaaaagtCACAGCAAATCCAAAGAGTACCTGGGACATAGCTCCAAAGTACATTCAGTGGGATGGAGCTGTGATGGTAGAAAACTAGCGTCGGGTTCATTCGATAAATGCGTCTGCATTTACACACTAGACAGGGACAGATTG AACAAGGAAACAACATTCAAAGGCCATGGTGGTTCTGTGGATCAATTATGCTGGCATCAAACCAACCCAGATTTACTGAGCACTGCCAGCGGAGATAAATCAGTACGCATTTGGGATACTCGAGTGCAAAAGTGCATTGCAACTATAAACACAAAaggagaaaatattaatattaccTGGTCTCCAAATG GAAATGCTATTGCTGTTGGTAATAAAGAGGATTTGGTCACATTTATTGATGCCAGGACTCATAGAATTGAAGCTGAAGAGCAGTTTCACTTTGAGGTGAATGAGATCAGCTGGAATAATACTAGTGATTTGTTTTTCCTTACCAACGGACAGGGGTGTATTCATATACTAAG TTATCCAGAATTGAAGAAGCAACATATAATTAAGGCCCATCCAGGAACTTGCATATGCATTGAGTTTGACCCAACAGGCAAATATTTTGCAACAGGCAGTGCTGATGCTCTTGTCTCTCTTTGGGATATTAATGAATTGGCATGTCGGAGAGTTTTCACAAG AATGGACTGGCCAGTGCGGACCATCTCGTTCAGTCATGATGGACAATTATTGGCCTCTGCCTCTGAAGACTTATTGATTGATATTG GTTTTGTGGAGACAGGGGATAAGATAGCAGATATTAATGTGGAGGCAGCAACATTTACAGTGGCGTGGCATCCTTCTCAATACTTTTTAGCCTATGCCTGTGACGATAAAGATAGTTACGACCGCAAGAGGGACGCAGGGAGCTTAAAAGTTTGGGGCTttccatctgattaa
- the LOC136348203 gene encoding TP53-regulated inhibitor of apoptosis 1-like, whose translation MNSIGEACTDLKKEYDDCFNSWFADHFLKGRTNDSICAPLLRVYQNCVKKAMKEQNLDFDEVSKDLLGTPQEKKQPQES comes from the exons ATGAATAGCATTGGAGAAGCCTGCACCGACTTAAAGAAAGAATACGATGACTGTTTCAATTCTTGGTTTGCAGATCACTTTTTGAAAGGGCGGACCAATGACTCAATTTGCGCTCCTTTATTGAGAGTTTATCAAAACTGCGTTAAA AAAGCTATGAAAGAACAGAATTTGGACTTTGATGAGGTGTCAAAGGACCTTTTGGGGACCCCACAGGAGAAAAAGCAACCACAAGAGTCATGA